A single region of the Triticum dicoccoides isolate Atlit2015 ecotype Zavitan chromosome 2B, WEW_v2.0, whole genome shotgun sequence genome encodes:
- the LOC119364970 gene encoding gibberellin 2-beta-dioxygenase 6-like, translating into MPAFAEPAIDPPLADSYRALLRSDQLHRGGIAPALSPAVLESVAVLERDLPMIDLKRLTSGDAWERKACADAMACAASEWGFFQVINHGVGRELLEEMRREQARLFRLPFDTKEKAGLLNGSYRWGNPTATSLRHLSWSEAFHVPLASISREDCDYGKLSSLRGVMQEVADAMSRVADTVAAALAEDLGHDAGGGEPAFPAGCDGTTCFLRLNRYPACPFAPDTFGLVPHTDSDFLTILCQDQVGGLQLMKDSRWVAVKPRPDALIVNIGDLFQAWSNNRYKSVEHKVVANPKAERLSVAYFLCPSYDSPVGTCGEPSAYRPFTFGEYRRKVQDDVKRTGKKIGLPNFLKQSPVDGMNHTLCS; encoded by the exons ATGCCGGCCTTCGCCGAGCCAGCCATTGATCCGCCTCTGGCGGACAGCTACCGCGCGCTGCTGCGCAGCGACCAGCTCCACCGCGGCGGCATTGCGCCGGCGCTGTCGCCGGCGGTGCTGGAGAGCGTGGCCGTGCTGGAGCGCGACCTGCCGATGATCGACTTGAAGCGCCTGACGAGCGGCGACGCGTGGGAGAGGAAGGCGTGCGCGGACGCCATGGCTTGCGCGGCGTCGGAGTGGGGCTTCTTCCAGGTGATCAACCACGGCGTGGGGCGCGAGCTCCTGGAGGAGATGAGGCGCGAGCAGGCGCGGCTGTTCCGCCTGCCGTTCGACACCAAGGAGAAGGCCGGGCTCCTCAACGGCTCGTACCGGTGGGGCAACCCGACGGCTACGTCGCTCCGGCACCTCTCGTGGTCGGAGGCCTTCCACGTTCCGCTCGCCAGCATCTCGCGGGAGGACTGCGACTACGGAAAGCTCAGCTCCTTGAG GGGCGTGATGCAGGAGGTGGCGGACGCGATGTCGCGTGTGGCGGACAcggtggcggcggcgctggcggaggACCTGGGGCACGATGCGGGGGGCGGCGAGCCGGCGTTCCCGGCGGGGTGCGACGGGACGACGTGCTTCCTGCGGCTCAACAGGTACCCGGCGTGCCCGTTCGCGCCGGACACCTTCGGGCTGGTGCCGCACACGGACAGCGACTTCCTCACCATCCTCTGTCAGGACCAGGTCGGGGGCCTGCAGCTCATGAAGGACTCCCGCTGGGTCGCCGTGAAACCCCGCCCCGACGCGCTCATCGTCAACATCGGCGATCTGTTTCAG GCGTGGAGCAACAACAGGTACAAGAGCGTGGAGCACAAAGTGGTGGCTAACCCCAAGGCGGAGCGCCTCTCCGTCGCCTACTTCCTGTGCCCGTCGTACGACTCGCCGGTCGGCACATGCGGCGAACCGTCGGCGTACAGGCCGTTTACCTTCGGGGAGTACCGGAGGAAGGTGCAGGACGATGTCAAGAGAACCGGCAAAAAAATTGGGCTCCCCAACTTTCTCAAACAGTCTCCCGTTGACGGCATGAATCACACCCTCTGTTCTTAA